TTACCTCCGAGGCTTCCGTCAAAACCATCCTTCGGTTATCCCAGCTAAATCGCACCACGCAACGGTAGTATCCCGTCCACTTTTTTTGGAATCCTCCACTTTTTTTGGCGGGAGAACAATATTTATACTATCTTGGCGACAAACCAGTACCTAATGAATAAACTGATCAACAAGCCCTTAGTGGCTATCCTTGCGTCCGGTATCCTCCTCTCCACCATCCCCACCGGTTGTAAAAAAAGCAGCAACAACGGCTCCGGCTCCGCCGTCTCTGCTTCCTTTAGCTCCGGAAGCTTTAGCTCCCAACAAAGCCAGGCCTTCTACAGCAAATCCCAGGCAGCCTTTGTGATCGGGGGATATACCATTGTCAATGGCGATACCAGCGTCATCGAGCTCGACCTTACGTCCAACGTCACCCTCAACACCCCCGTGACTTTCGCCAACGGTCAATCCGTTTACTACTACGATAGTAAAGGGACCTTCTATTTTTCCGGCGATGTCACCAGCGGCCATGGGTCCGTTACGATCACGAGCTGGGACACCACCCACACCAAACTGACGGGCACCTTTACCGGGGTTCTACCCAGCACCACCAATGCCTCGGATTCCCTGGTGATTAACAACGGGCAATTTAATGTGACGTATATAGCGGAGCCGTAGGGCATTCGGGGATATTTGCTTATTCTTCTCGCGGCCGCCCTTGCGGGCCGCGCACTATAAAAAAGGCCCGGGGTTTTCCCGGGCCTTTCTATTATTCTAACGCTCTTCTTATTTAAACGCGATGTGCAACATCCGCATCGTCGTCAGCGGCGACCAATTCCCTTCCGCCAGGATCCGCCGGATCGTATACAGGGGCGCCTGATCCCCGATCTTGTCGCCCAGTTGGAAGGCCGCTTTCACGCCACCTTTTTTTATCCAGTCGACCGCCGCGTAATCCCACGACCCGAACGGGTATGCAAAATAGACGATAGGCTTCCCCGTGATCTGTTCCAGCAATGCCTTCGGCTTTGTCAATTCCAGGTTCCAGGCTTCCGCCACCTGTGCGTCCGGCGTCGTGTACTTCTTCGTATTGACGATCTTCGTCACCACCGGGTTACCCGCATGCAGCTTTTTCACATTCTGGTGATCCCATGTATGGATCGCCACCACGTGTCCATGGTCAGACAACGCCTTCACCTGGTCCTTCGTCATATAATGCGGTTTTCCCAGGGGGATCGTCATGACGAAAAACACGCCCTTATAACCATA
This region of Dinghuibacter silviterrae genomic DNA includes:
- a CDS encoding polysaccharide deacetylase family protein, translating into MKSISLYVLLLLAGAGELCYGQGRPQVPILCYHNLKDVQGKSSPDYTMTIALFKAQIKMLADSGYHTILPDQLYDYLTKGTKLPSKPIMLTFDDSHVEHYTVAMPELEKYGYKGVFFVMTIPLGKPHYMTKDQVKALSDHGHVVAIHTWDHQNVKKLHAGNPVVTKIVNTKKYTTPDAQVAEAWNLELTKPKALLEQITGKPIVYFAYPFGSWDYAAVDWIKKGGVKAAFQLGDKIGDQAPLYTIRRILAEGNWSPLTTMRMLHIAFK